Proteins from a genomic interval of Candidatus Neomarinimicrobiota bacterium:
- a CDS encoding DUF971 domain-containing protein, with amino-acid sequence MLTFPLLRDACPCANCKGEPDLLGRVYAPVQRQRTDQGDRLVGMQPVGRYGLQLVWGDGHSTGIYTFSYLRRLCDCSECQTERVPEP; translated from the coding sequence ATGCTCACATTTCCTCTGCTGCGGGACGCGTGCCCCTGCGCCAACTGCAAGGGTGAACCGGATTTGCTGGGGCGCGTCTATGCGCCGGTTCAGCGACAGCGCACCGATCAGGGCGACCGGCTCGTGGGCATGCAGCCGGTGGGCCGTTATGGGCTGCAATTGGTGTGGGGCGATGGCCATTCAACGGGCATCTACACCTTCAGCTACCTCCGGCGGCTGTGTGATTGCAGCGAGTGCCAGACGGAGAGGGTGCCGGAGCCCTGA
- a CDS encoding tetratricopeptide repeat protein — translation MPGFSLLPISRLKFSVWGSLLLLPGVGLVGQGQPDTSGSSGSSLLEQVYEQRIATLQDSLFLAQERVEATAFTIQQLVQSTDSLTDSLRVLRAWTGQQADSLSRLFIRYDRAAAESRQNRERLAALSDSIALSFRHEYELQALIDSLLIILARTQTHLAATTGKARIYADTTASLRNTLNRLREGITASEDRFTAMYEQMKRTAVGGIFTDVDSAIDAEQLRYLEALVNYRPETVGLRRRRKARRAAEELFAFRLFEITTYLDRMALRGRVPEALNLLAATYIDQKDPVRGTLSYLKTLFIYPESEAAVRAKTELEIQLDPDSEIGHLFRQVALNPDSVDASEDLFLRYLNYLDHIRQLENLTARAWFIEQAQNFLTLYHGILQADKVLVWMAAAYHDRQQYHKELLTFLRIRSLHPYSRYLPQTAFATAEVMANNLRDDEGAIDRYNRFAQEFPTDPRAPAALLAQAVIYQDQLRDYRQAGRLYRKLADSYPDDSLATVSLFRYADLLHNRLASTAGARAVYQEILSGYGQTAEAGIPALEGLATLSQAAKEYPKAADFYLKIFQRYPEAAEKSVAAILEAAGIYESRLKNIDLAIDTLHKVLDNYPDYPGTRSVQKRVQKLQKRRG, via the coding sequence ATGCCGGGCTTCAGTCTACTGCCCATTTCCCGCCTCAAGTTTTCGGTATGGGGATCGCTGCTCCTGTTGCCGGGCGTAGGGCTCGTTGGGCAGGGCCAACCGGATACCAGCGGCTCGTCCGGGAGTTCGCTGCTGGAGCAGGTCTATGAGCAGCGCATCGCCACACTCCAGGACAGCCTGTTTCTTGCCCAGGAGCGGGTGGAAGCCACCGCCTTCACGATCCAGCAGTTGGTTCAAAGCACCGATTCACTGACCGATTCCCTGCGGGTCCTGCGGGCGTGGACCGGGCAGCAGGCGGACAGTCTGTCACGGCTATTTATTCGCTATGACCGGGCGGCCGCGGAAAGCCGGCAGAACCGGGAGCGGCTGGCAGCGCTGAGCGACTCCATCGCCCTGAGCTTTCGCCATGAGTATGAGCTTCAGGCGCTCATCGACTCGCTGCTTATCATCCTGGCCCGGACGCAAACACACTTGGCAGCAACCACTGGCAAGGCGCGAATCTATGCCGATACTACCGCCTCGCTACGCAATACGCTCAATAGGTTGAGGGAGGGAATTACAGCCAGCGAGGACCGGTTCACAGCCATGTACGAGCAAATGAAGCGGACGGCAGTTGGCGGAATTTTCACCGACGTTGATTCGGCTATCGATGCGGAGCAGCTCCGCTATCTAGAAGCGCTGGTCAATTATCGGCCGGAAACCGTCGGACTCAGGCGCCGACGCAAGGCACGGAGAGCAGCAGAAGAGCTGTTCGCGTTCCGGCTGTTTGAGATTACCACCTACCTGGACAGGATGGCGCTGCGGGGCAGGGTCCCGGAGGCGCTTAACCTGCTGGCCGCGACTTATATCGATCAGAAAGACCCTGTCAGGGGGACTTTATCCTACCTGAAAACGTTGTTTATCTATCCCGAGTCAGAGGCGGCGGTGCGGGCCAAAACGGAGCTGGAAATTCAGCTGGATCCGGACAGTGAGATAGGCCACCTGTTCCGTCAGGTGGCGCTCAATCCCGATTCCGTCGATGCGAGCGAGGACCTGTTCCTGCGGTACCTAAACTATCTTGACCACATCCGGCAGCTCGAAAACCTGACGGCCCGGGCCTGGTTTATCGAGCAGGCCCAAAACTTCCTGACCCTTTATCACGGCATTCTGCAGGCCGACAAAGTTTTGGTCTGGATGGCTGCCGCCTATCACGACCGACAGCAGTACCACAAGGAGCTGCTCACCTTTCTGAGGATTCGCAGCCTGCATCCGTACAGTCGTTACCTGCCGCAAACCGCATTTGCTACGGCAGAGGTCATGGCGAACAATCTCCGGGATGACGAGGGCGCCATTGACCGCTACAACCGATTCGCACAGGAGTTCCCCACTGATCCGAGAGCCCCCGCCGCCCTGTTGGCCCAGGCCGTTATCTATCAGGATCAGTTACGGGACTACCGCCAGGCCGGCCGGCTGTACCGGAAATTGGCCGACAGCTATCCCGATGACAGCCTCGCCACGGTAAGCCTGTTCCGCTACGCGGATCTGCTGCACAACCGACTGGCCTCTACTGCCGGCGCACGGGCCGTTTACCAGGAGATTCTGAGTGGCTATGGGCAAACTGCCGAGGCTGGCATCCCCGCTCTGGAGGGGCTGGCCACGCTCTCGCAGGCCGCCAAGGAGTACCCTAAGGCCGCGGATTTTTACTTGAAAATTTTCCAGCGCTATCCAGAGGCCGCGGAAAAATCGGTGGCGGCCATTCTGGAAGCAGCCGGCATTTATGAGTCACGCCTCAAGAATATTGACTTGGCCATCGACACGCTGCACAAAGTGCTGGACAACTACCCCGATTATCCCGGGACCAGGTCTGTCCAGAAGCGGGTCCAGAAGCTCCAGAAGCGGCGGGGCTGA
- a CDS encoding LysM peptidoglycan-binding domain-containing protein — MKFFTSNNLRLATLVAGALTIGACAKPAAEVTPLPEAVAAEVPTPVPEPEQVEAPVTASAEPRVIEVASGNLPDSPDVIPQSAYSGIEQEPEGTLHSDSVMYMYMIRPDDHLTKIAWEEYGNPNEWRRIYSWNRNRIGDDPNLIYPFHELSLYKPDNELGGFSYDYAIHVVAEGESLWSIAGSKYGNEVAWSVLFWDNEELLGANAGMLKPGMELRVRTRLWAVN, encoded by the coding sequence ATGAAATTTTTTACTTCCAATAATTTACGGCTTGCTACCCTTGTGGCGGGCGCGCTTACCATCGGCGCATGTGCCAAACCAGCCGCTGAGGTAACCCCCCTTCCAGAGGCTGTCGCCGCAGAAGTGCCCACTCCCGTCCCGGAGCCTGAACAGGTCGAAGCGCCCGTGACGGCGTCCGCCGAGCCCCGGGTCATTGAGGTTGCCAGTGGCAACCTGCCTGACAGCCCGGACGTCATTCCGCAGTCGGCCTACTCCGGCATCGAGCAGGAGCCCGAAGGGACCCTGCACAGCGACAGCGTCATGTATATGTATATGATCCGGCCCGACGACCACCTGACAAAAATCGCCTGGGAGGAGTATGGCAATCCCAACGAATGGCGCCGCATCTACAGCTGGAACCGGAATCGCATCGGGGACGATCCAAACCTGATCTATCCGTTTCACGAGCTGTCTCTCTACAAGCCCGATAACGAGCTCGGCGGATTCAGTTATGACTATGCCATCCACGTGGTAGCAGAGGGTGAGTCATTGTGGTCCATTGCCGGCTCCAAATATGGCAATGAAGTCGCCTGGTCCGTATTGTTTTGGGACAACGAGGAGCTGCTGGGGGCCAACGCCGGAATGCTGAAGCCCGGCATGGAGCTACGCGTTCGCACCCGCCTATGGGCGGTCAACTAG
- a CDS encoding insulinase family protein: protein MEDHSAPVATFMVTYRVGSRNEAVGYTGSTHLLEHLMFKGSSDYNKERGNSIWTVLQNVGAQINATTWMDRTNYFEILPSEHLQIALTIEADRMRGALLRDDDRQPEMTVVRNEFERGENDPWESLDKNIWATAYQAHPYHHSTIGWRSDIEGVSTERLRQFYDTYYWPNNATVTVIGDFDTEQVLGWLKSSFGRHPASPEPIPEVYTTEPKQEGPRRFVIRRRGETGIIGIAHKTPEGLNADVYAISVLKNILGVGKTSRFYRSLVDAGLVTSAYAWDHALHDNALFVTYAFLTPDTQHQEVEQVILGEYEKVQEHGVTDVEVDRAKAQVKAEVAFSRDGPYSIASALNEAIAIGDWTYFTTYLERIEKVSPAAVQRVAASFLVEDQSTTGWFVPLAGEQDDGSAGAGNSEQQ from the coding sequence ATGGAGGATCACTCGGCGCCGGTGGCAACCTTCATGGTGACCTATCGCGTGGGCTCCCGCAATGAGGCCGTGGGCTATACGGGTTCCACGCACCTATTGGAGCACCTCATGTTCAAGGGCTCCAGCGACTACAACAAGGAGCGGGGCAACTCTATCTGGACGGTGCTGCAAAATGTGGGCGCTCAAATCAATGCGACCACCTGGATGGACCGCACCAACTATTTCGAGATATTGCCCAGCGAACACCTACAGATAGCGTTGACCATCGAGGCGGATCGGATGCGCGGCGCTCTGCTCCGTGACGACGACCGCCAGCCGGAAATGACGGTGGTGCGCAACGAGTTCGAGCGGGGCGAGAATGACCCCTGGGAGTCGCTGGACAAGAACATCTGGGCCACCGCCTACCAGGCGCATCCCTACCACCATTCTACCATTGGCTGGCGCTCGGATATCGAGGGGGTTTCCACCGAGCGGCTGCGCCAGTTTTATGACACCTATTACTGGCCCAACAACGCCACCGTCACAGTGATCGGTGATTTCGACACGGAGCAGGTGCTGGGCTGGCTCAAGTCCTCGTTTGGGCGGCATCCCGCTTCACCTGAACCGATACCGGAAGTGTACACCACCGAGCCTAAGCAGGAAGGGCCCCGCAGATTTGTCATCAGGCGGAGGGGGGAGACGGGAATCATCGGAATTGCTCACAAGACCCCGGAGGGGCTGAACGCCGATGTTTATGCCATCTCCGTTTTGAAAAATATCCTGGGCGTGGGAAAAACCAGCCGCTTCTACCGCTCCCTGGTGGATGCCGGTCTGGTGACGTCGGCCTATGCGTGGGACCACGCGCTGCATGACAACGCACTGTTCGTAACCTATGCGTTTCTGACGCCTGACACTCAGCATCAGGAAGTGGAGCAGGTTATTCTGGGCGAATACGAAAAGGTGCAGGAGCACGGTGTGACCGACGTGGAAGTGGACCGGGCCAAAGCCCAAGTCAAGGCGGAAGTGGCCTTCAGCCGGGACGGCCCCTACTCTATCGCCTCGGCATTGAATGAGGCTATCGCCATCGGCGACTGGACCTATTTCACCACCTATCTTGAGCGCATTGAAAAGGTATCGCCCGCCGCTGTTCAGCGGGTGGCAGCCAGTTTTCTGGTGGAAGACCAGAGCACCACGGGCTGGTTTGTGCCCCTGGCAGGTGAACAGGATGATGGCTCTGCCGGCGCCGGGAATTCGGAACAGCAATGA
- a CDS encoding insulinase family protein, with protein MGSSVIHGLAERMTDGAVAPGLRLVTMPMGVKDVVTLYGSLYGGDVFSPSANRSTADIVSSMLDKGTLRQDKFEISGQLESVGAKVSFSSDDYRVSFSARCLQADVPLIVKLLSEQLREPAFHASDLESLQKRLVGLLKRRSESTDYRAGASFSRLLYPAGHPNHVPPVDEQRGDIEHITPADLQRFHLQHYGLGSVLVVATGDIEREVLEDNLGRHLGPWQEVATSIPALPKGAPAGDGSPREEIVSMADKTSVDLLLGGTIGIDREHADFMPLSMGTYVLGGNFSARLMATLRDNDGLTYGIGSTLGGADDGKDGYWSIHGSFAPELLARGRAAVMTQFNSWVREGITEDELRVKKTTIKGSYKVGLATTSGMAAAILDILERGKEISYLDEYPGKIDALALDQVNAVIGQYIHPEERVEVAAGSIDGKGRPLAAG; from the coding sequence TTGGGCAGCAGCGTAATCCACGGTTTGGCTGAGCGGATGACCGACGGGGCAGTGGCGCCCGGCCTCAGGCTTGTCACCATGCCCATGGGCGTGAAGGATGTCGTGACGCTATATGGTAGCCTGTATGGTGGCGATGTCTTCAGCCCGTCCGCCAACCGGTCCACGGCGGACATTGTGTCCAGCATGCTCGATAAGGGCACCCTCAGGCAGGACAAGTTCGAGATCAGCGGCCAGCTGGAGTCCGTCGGCGCCAAAGTAAGTTTCAGTTCCGATGACTACCGGGTTAGTTTTTCCGCCCGCTGCCTGCAAGCCGACGTACCCCTGATCGTCAAGTTGCTCTCAGAGCAGCTGCGCGAACCGGCCTTCCATGCAAGCGACCTGGAGTCGCTGCAAAAGCGGCTGGTGGGACTGCTGAAGCGGCGCAGCGAGAGCACCGATTACCGGGCCGGTGCCAGCTTCAGTCGGCTCCTCTATCCGGCGGGCCACCCCAATCATGTGCCGCCCGTGGATGAGCAACGGGGAGATATTGAGCATATCACGCCTGCCGATCTACAGCGGTTTCATCTTCAGCACTACGGCCTGGGAAGTGTGCTGGTGGTGGCCACCGGCGACATAGAGCGGGAGGTTCTGGAGGACAACCTCGGCCGGCACCTGGGGCCGTGGCAAGAAGTGGCCACGAGTATCCCGGCGCTGCCAAAAGGCGCGCCGGCGGGCGACGGCTCGCCCAGGGAGGAGATTGTCTCCATGGCCGACAAAACCAGTGTTGATCTGCTGCTGGGCGGGACCATCGGCATCGACCGGGAGCATGCCGACTTCATGCCGCTGAGTATGGGCACCTATGTGCTGGGTGGCAACTTTTCCGCCCGGCTGATGGCCACTCTCAGGGATAATGATGGGCTCACCTACGGGATCGGCTCAACCCTCGGCGGCGCCGATGACGGCAAGGACGGGTACTGGTCCATCCACGGCAGCTTTGCCCCCGAACTGCTGGCACGCGGCAGGGCAGCTGTCATGACCCAATTCAATAGCTGGGTCCGGGAGGGGATTACCGAGGATGAGCTGCGGGTGAAAAAAACCACTATCAAAGGCAGCTACAAGGTAGGTCTGGCGACGACTTCGGGCATGGCGGCAGCCATTCTGGATATCCTGGAGCGCGGCAAGGAGATCAGCTATCTGGATGAATATCCGGGCAAAATCGATGCCTTGGCGCTTGACCAGGTGAACGCCGTCATCGGGCAGTACATCCATCCTGAGGAGCGGGTTGAGGTTGCAGCCGGCAGCATTGACGGCAAGGGCAGGCCCCTGGCTGCGGGCTAG